A genome region from Festucalex cinctus isolate MCC-2025b chromosome 17, RoL_Fcin_1.0, whole genome shotgun sequence includes the following:
- the LOC144005494 gene encoding gamma-crystallin M2-like isoform X2: MRVSGGHLVAYEKANFAGYQYVVGPGDYPDFGSWMGFNDRIRSCQMFPPYRGSYKLKLFSRPDMSGQATEVSDDCPDVYSHLGLHDVYSCDVAEGFWVLYEHPDYRGRQFFLRPGEYRACGDWGCQQPAVGSLRRIKTLKPNEQ, from the exons ATGCGAGTGAGCGGCGGTCACCTGGTGGCCTACGAGAAGGCCAACTTCGCCGGCTACCAGTACGTGGTCGGCCCCGGCGACTACCCCGACTTCGGCAGCTGGATGGGCTTCAACGACCGCATCCGCTCCTGCCAGATGTTCCCGCCG TACAGGGGCTCGTACAAGCTGAAGCTGTTCTCGCGTCCCGACATGTCGGGCCAGGCCACGGAGGTGTCGGACGACTGCCCCGACGTGTACTCGCACTTGGGCCTGCACGACGTCTACTCGTGTGACGTTGCCGAGGGCTTCTGGGTCTTGTACGAGCATCCGGACTACAGGGGGCGCCAGTTCTTCCTGCGCCCGGGAGAGTACCGGGCCTGCGGCGACTGGGGCTGCCAGCAGCCGGCCGTGGGCTCGCTCCGCAGGATCAAGACCCTCAAGCCCAATGAGCAATAA
- the pnmt gene encoding phenylethanolamine N-methyltransferase has translation MEQTGTENGVAAMAAHYQRFDPAAYLQYNYTPPRADFDRKDSIVPWKLACLHRAFTEGDIGGKLLVDIGTGPTLYQVLSACEVFERVVLTDFLEANRKELRRWLQGEEGCGLDWTPYMQHVCELEGRRASAWTEKAAKLRRAIAAILPIDVHRPQPVEPGALPAAGADCLVSCFCLESVSPDLAAFTRALGHIGTLLRPGGHLLLIGALEESFYLGGPGVKIPVVPLGEADVCASLNASGYTLIRLEVYTLPRDMRVGVDDVTGVFFAKAKKD, from the exons ATGGAGCAAACGGGGACAGAAAACGGAGTGGCGGCCATGGCCGCCCACTACCAGCGTTTTGACCCGGCGGCGTATCTGCAGTACAACTACACGCCGCCGCGCGCCGACTTTGACCGGAAGGACAGCATCGTGCCGTGGAAACTGGCGTGCCTGCATCGAGCCTTCACCGAAG GCGACATCGGCGGCAAGCTGCTGGTGGACATCGGCACGGGGCCCACCCTCTACCAAGTCCTGAGCGCTTGTGAGGTGTTTGAGCGGGTGGTCCTTACCGACTTCCTGGAGGCCAACCGCAAGGAACTGAGGCGCTGGCTGCAAGGCGAGGAGGGCTGCGGCCTGGACTGGACGCCGTACATGCAGCACGTCTGCGAGCTGGAGGGGCGACG TGCGTCGGCATGGACCGAGAAGGCGGCCAAGCTCCGCCGGGCGATCGCCGCCATCCTCCCCATCGACGTGCACCGGCCCCAGCCCGTGGAGCCCGGGGCCCTCCCTGCGGCGGGGGCCGACTGCCTGGTGTCCTGCTTCTGCCTGGAGAGCGTCAGCCCCGACCTGGCCGCCTTCACACGGGCCCTGGGCCACATCGGGACGCTGCTGCGGCCCGGCGGCCACCTCCTGCTCATCGGCGCCCTGGAGGAGAGCTTCTACTTGGGCGGGCCCGGGGTGAAGATCCCGGTGGTGCCGCTGGGCGAGGCGGACGTGTGCGCCAGCCTGAACGCGAGCGGCTACACGCTGATCCGGCTGGAGGTTTACACGCTGCCAAGGGACATGAGGGTGGGGGTGGATGATGTGACGGGGGTGTTTTTTGCAAAAGCAAAGAAGgattaa
- the LOC144005391 gene encoding uncharacterized protein LOC144005391 isoform X2, translated as MMKEATQQSSYGFLPDTSPCQATGFSRLPHSPVKSPWANVFTPQIKDGPTVSEAERSEKHWQARRLLHRLLSGVIGHRLPPETNKTVEQGSPLHVHQGGFKTPKSLVLETKTTMKMTLPRFLG; from the exons ATGATGAAAGAAGCCACACAGCAATCGTCGTATGGCTTTTTACCTGACACGTCCCCTTGTCAAGCCACCGGCTTCTCCAGACTACCGCATTCTCCGGTTAAATCACCGTGGGCAAACGTGTTCACGCCACAGATCAAAGACGG GCCCACAGTGAGCGAGGCAGAGCGCTCAGAGAAACACTGGCAAGCCAGGCGACTCCTGCACCGCCTCCTCTCAGGGGTCATCGGTCACAGGCTGCCTCCGGAGACCAACAAAACGGTTGAGCAAGGAAGCCCGTTGCACGTCCACCAAGGAGGCTTCAAAACCCCAAAGAGTCTGGTGTTGGAAACCAAGACCACCATGAAGATGACACTGCCGAGGTTCCTGGGTTGA
- the LOC144005391 gene encoding uncharacterized protein LOC144005391 isoform X5, with product MSSVGDALDCSVTEEDWQRGQSYSAHWHSLGVSRVQRPTVSEAERSEKHWQARRLLHRLLSGVIGHRLPPETNKTVEQGSPLHVHQGGFKTPKSLVLETKTTMKMTLPRFLG from the exons ATGAGCAGCGTTGGCGATGCACTTGACTGCAGTGTGACGGAGGAGGACTGGCAGAGAGGACAAAGCTACTCGGCTCACTGGCACAGCCTCGGCGTGTCTCGGGTGCAAAG GCCCACAGTGAGCGAGGCAGAGCGCTCAGAGAAACACTGGCAAGCCAGGCGACTCCTGCACCGCCTCCTCTCAGGGGTCATCGGTCACAGGCTGCCTCCGGAGACCAACAAAACGGTTGAGCAAGGAAGCCCGTTGCACGTCCACCAAGGAGGCTTCAAAACCCCAAAGAGTCTGGTGTTGGAAACCAAGACCACCATGAAGATGACACTGCCGAGGTTCCTGGGTTGA
- the LOC144005391 gene encoding uncharacterized protein LOC144005391 isoform X3, producing the protein MAFYLTRPLVKPPASPDYRILRLNHRGQTCSRHRSKTGKRRRQSPCRPTVSEAERSEKHWQARRLLHRLLSGVIGHRLPPETNKTVEQGSPLHVHQGGFKTPKSLVLETKTTMKMTLPRFLG; encoded by the exons ATGGCTTTTTACCTGACACGTCCCCTTGTCAAGCCACCGGCTTCTCCAGACTACCGCATTCTCCGGTTAAATCACCGTGGGCAAACGTGTTCACGCCACAGATCAAAGACGGGTAAGCGGCGTCGCCAATCGCCATGCAG GCCCACAGTGAGCGAGGCAGAGCGCTCAGAGAAACACTGGCAAGCCAGGCGACTCCTGCACCGCCTCCTCTCAGGGGTCATCGGTCACAGGCTGCCTCCGGAGACCAACAAAACGGTTGAGCAAGGAAGCCCGTTGCACGTCCACCAAGGAGGCTTCAAAACCCCAAAGAGTCTGGTGTTGGAAACCAAGACCACCATGAAGATGACACTGCCGAGGTTCCTGGGTTGA
- the LOC144005391 gene encoding uncharacterized protein LOC144005391 isoform X4 has protein sequence MQMSSVGDALDCSVTEEDWQRGQSYSAHWHSLGVSRVQRPTVSEAERSEKHWQARRLLHRLLSGVIGHRLPPETNKTVEQGSPLHVHQGGFKTPKSLVLETKTTMKMTLPRFLG, from the exons ATGCAG ATGAGCAGCGTTGGCGATGCACTTGACTGCAGTGTGACGGAGGAGGACTGGCAGAGAGGACAAAGCTACTCGGCTCACTGGCACAGCCTCGGCGTGTCTCGGGTGCAAAG GCCCACAGTGAGCGAGGCAGAGCGCTCAGAGAAACACTGGCAAGCCAGGCGACTCCTGCACCGCCTCCTCTCAGGGGTCATCGGTCACAGGCTGCCTCCGGAGACCAACAAAACGGTTGAGCAAGGAAGCCCGTTGCACGTCCACCAAGGAGGCTTCAAAACCCCAAAGAGTCTGGTGTTGGAAACCAAGACCACCATGAAGATGACACTGCCGAGGTTCCTGGGTTGA
- the LOC144005391 gene encoding uncharacterized protein LOC144005391 isoform X1, which yields MAFYLTRPLVKPPASPDYRILRLNHRGQTCSRHRSKTGKRRRQSPCSALIRLPPTSAPTLGPAFWQAHSADASRKSKLDQILKQQDCVVTLKKMSSVGDALDCSVTEEDWQRGQSYSAHWHSLGVSRVQRPTVSEAERSEKHWQARRLLHRLLSGVIGHRLPPETNKTVEQGSPLHVHQGGFKTPKSLVLETKTTMKMTLPRFLG from the exons ATGGCTTTTTACCTGACACGTCCCCTTGTCAAGCCACCGGCTTCTCCAGACTACCGCATTCTCCGGTTAAATCACCGTGGGCAAACGTGTTCACGCCACAGATCAAAGACGGGTAAGCGGCGTCGCCAATCGCCATGCAG CGCACTAATCCGCCTTCCACCCACCTCTGCCCCAACACTTGGACCCGCATTCTGGCAAGCTCACTCAGCAGATGCAAGTAGGAAAAGTAAGTTGGATCAAATTTTGAAACAACAAGATTGCGTTGTGACTCTGAAAAAGATGAGCAGCGTTGGCGATGCACTTGACTGCAGTGTGACGGAGGAGGACTGGCAGAGAGGACAAAGCTACTCGGCTCACTGGCACAGCCTCGGCGTGTCTCGGGTGCAAAG GCCCACAGTGAGCGAGGCAGAGCGCTCAGAGAAACACTGGCAAGCCAGGCGACTCCTGCACCGCCTCCTCTCAGGGGTCATCGGTCACAGGCTGCCTCCGGAGACCAACAAAACGGTTGAGCAAGGAAGCCCGTTGCACGTCCACCAAGGAGGCTTCAAAACCCCAAAGAGTCTGGTGTTGGAAACCAAGACCACCATGAAGATGACACTGCCGAGGTTCCTGGGTTGA
- the LOC144005495 gene encoding gamma-crystallin M2-like, translated as MSKIIFFEDRNFQGRQFECNGDCPEMQNYFSRCNSIRVENGCWVAYEKPNYAGYQYVLHKGDYPDYQRWAGFNDCIRSCRLVPPYNGSYRMKIFERSDFGGQNLELMEDCPDLNERFHTRDISSVNVMEGYWMLHEHSNYRGRQYFLHPGEYRRHSDWGSASPTIGSLRRVTQLN; from the exons ATGAGCAAG ATCATCTTCTTTGAGGATCGCAACTTCCAGGGCCGCCAGTTCGAGTGCAACGGCGACTGCCCCGAGATGCAGAACTACTTCAGCCGCTGCAACTCCATCCGCGTGGAGAACGGCTGCTGGGTGGCCTACGAGAAGCCCAACTACGCCGGCTACCAGTACGTGCTGCACAAGGGCGACTACCCCGACTACCAGCGCTGGGCCGGGTTCAATGACTGCATCCGCTCCTGCCGTCTGGTGCCGCCC tacAACGGCAGCTACCGGATGAAGATCTTCGAGCGCTCGGATTTCGGCGGCCAGAACCTGGAGCTGATGGAGGACTGCCCCGACTTGAACGAGCGCTTCCACACGCGCGACATCTCCTCGGTCAACGTGATGGAGGGCTACTGGATGCTGCACGAGCATTCCAACTACAGGGGGCGCCAATACTTCCTGCACCCCGGCGAGTACCGCCGACACAGTGACTGGGGCAGCGCCAGCCCCACCATCGGTTCGCTCAGGCGCGTCACCCAACTCAACTGA
- the LOC144005494 gene encoding gamma-crystallin M2-like isoform X1: MGKIVFYEGCNFQGRHWECGSDCADTFLHFSRCNSMRVSGGHLVAYEKANFAGYQYVVGPGDYPDFGSWMGFNDRIRSCQMFPPYRGSYKLKLFSRPDMSGQATEVSDDCPDVYSHLGLHDVYSCDVAEGFWVLYEHPDYRGRQFFLRPGEYRACGDWGCQQPAVGSLRRIKTLKPNEQ, translated from the exons ATGGGGAAG ATCGTCTTCTACGAAGGCTGCAACTTCCAGGGCCGCCACTGGGAGTGCGGCAGTGACTGCGCCGACACTTTCCTCCACTTCAGCCGCTGCAACTCCATGCGAGTGAGCGGCGGTCACCTGGTGGCCTACGAGAAGGCCAACTTCGCCGGCTACCAGTACGTGGTCGGCCCCGGCGACTACCCCGACTTCGGCAGCTGGATGGGCTTCAACGACCGCATCCGCTCCTGCCAGATGTTCCCGCCG TACAGGGGCTCGTACAAGCTGAAGCTGTTCTCGCGTCCCGACATGTCGGGCCAGGCCACGGAGGTGTCGGACGACTGCCCCGACGTGTACTCGCACTTGGGCCTGCACGACGTCTACTCGTGTGACGTTGCCGAGGGCTTCTGGGTCTTGTACGAGCATCCGGACTACAGGGGGCGCCAGTTCTTCCTGCGCCCGGGAGAGTACCGGGCCTGCGGCGACTGGGGCTGCCAGCAGCCGGCCGTGGGCTCGCTCCGCAGGATCAAGACCCTCAAGCCCAATGAGCAATAA